The Kineothrix sp. IPX-CK genomic interval ACTTCCGGTACCCCAGCTCGATTCAGAAAAAACAGCTTTCAAAAGCTCCTGATTCGCCGCATAATAATCGAATCCCGATTCATACTCCTTACCCAGAAAATCGTTGACGGTCCTGTTTACGTATATGCTCTTTGTCATGTTCACGGCTTCTTCCAAGGTATAAGACAAATCGAACTGCACTGCACTGGCGATATTCTTCATCAAAAGCCCCTGCTCCCTCGACTCCCCCTGAAGAAGAATAGCCAAAACAGCACTGTCCGTGGCAAATAAAGGAAGAAGCACACAGCAGACATAAACAATCATCAGTTTTTTCTTCACATTGAAGTCATTCATCCTATTCTGGATATAATTCCACAGTCTTGCCATACGTCCCTCCTAATCCATTACCAGATACGATAATTCCCGCTCAGTGCCAAAAAGGCGAAGAAATAAAGACAATTGTCATAATACCTTCTGTCTCCCCGGCGCAAAGGCTCATTCCACAGCCTTTCCACAAAGCTCCATGCCTGCGCAATTTCCGCCTTATCCGCGGAGCTCCCTATAACTGCCAGAGAGCCCTGCGCGGTAGCCGCTAACAGCCCTACCGGATGAAGTGCCGTTCCTTCTAAACAGGTGCCGTTCACCTCATATATCCGGTAAGGATCCTCCTTCCTCACTTCTCCCAGAAAATGCTGCAATCTTGGCGCCGCTTTTTCCTGTCCTTTCGTTACTCCGAACCATTCAAAATCCAGCCCGATATTGGCCACAGTTCTATAGGCATCACTGTAAAACCAGTCATGACGATCTACGGTCCATGGCAAAAACCTGCTCATCGGTCTTCCGTCAAATTCTGCATATTCCGCATTCATACCGGTTTTTTTATGACAGGCCATCTTCAAGTACTCCCGACTGACGGCCGCAGCCTCTTTCCAGAAAAGTCTGTCCTCTTCCTCTGCCCATAAAGCAAACAGCTCATAAAAGTGAGGCAGATGGTACGAAGGATCCGTAAAATCGACTCCGGGTACGAATAAAATCTGTTTATTGCTGAGATTCCACATGGGAGTTCCTGATCTGCCGTTTTGTCCCTTGTGGAGGCAGGCACTCAAAATCTTCCTCGCTTGTTTTGCATATGCGAAGATTCCATATCCCTCTCCCCATCTATGAGATGCAAAGAAAAGTGCCAGAGCAAAAAATTCTTCTCCGTCAGGTGCCGGACCAATAGAATTCTTCTTTCCGTCTGTAGTACATGACCAAGCGAAGTACCCTTCGTTTTCACCTTCCTCCATCCACATGTAGGTACATGCCCATTTCCACAGTCTGTCAAATTCCTCTTTCTTGTCCATCTGCACACAGATCATCATACCATAGGACATTCCCTCCGTCCTGACATCGTGATTACCGGTGTCCTCCAGATACCCCATATCATTCCCTGCAAGATGATATATTTTCTCCTCTTCGCTGCCATAGAAGAAAGTATTCCAGATTTCCGAAAGCCTTTGGGAAATGATTTCCTTCGATTTACCACTTTCCAGAAACAGATTGCGGTAGGTCTTTGTCTCAAATGTGTTCATACCTGTTTTTCCTTTCGCTGTACAATAATTGTTTGCACGGCCTAAGACCGTGCCCCTTTCATCCATTCCTGATGTCATTGTACCCTCAAGGCTTCTCATAAGTCTCTGCTAATAATGCCTATTTGTTCTCAATTTTTGCTGAAATACGAATGCTGGAATTCTATACAGCAAAAAAAGGAGGCTTTCGCCTCCTAATTTCGTTTTATAAAAATAAATAATAATTATGTTAGCACCAGCGACGGCGCACTGTATACACGCGTTCCCAGTTCGGAATCCAACAAATAAAGTCCCTTTGCATCACCGCCGAACAAATCATACTTCTTTATATTCTCCTCAGCATTCTTCTCTTCCTCATTCTGTTCCTTAATGAACCAATCCAAAAACTGCATGGTCCTATAATCCTTCAGCTCATATGCAGCACCGTAAATATCGTGGATCTTCTCTGTTACCTTCAGCTCATGTTCAAAGGCCGCAACCGCAGGCTGTCTGAAATCACTGTAGGAAGCATTAGGCGCCTTTATATCCTTAAGAACCACCTTCTCGCTGTTATTCAACAAATAATCCATAAAAAGCATGGCATGGTCGCGTTCTTCCTGTGCCTGAATCTTAAACCAGTTCGCGAAACCGTTCAAATTGTTGTCCGCATAATAGTTGGAAATATCCAGATACAAATAAGCTGAAAATAATTCATAATTTATCTGTTCCGTTATCTTTGATGAAATTTCCTTGTTAAGCATATACCTTACCTCCTATTTTCTCTTTCTGGCTGTCAAAAGCTATTATATAAATATTAACACTTAAAATTCGAATATTCAATAACAACCGGAAAATTTCGGCAGTAAGTCCAACCTCTGGAAAACCTTATTATTGTAACAAAATAAATTTTATCGAATAATAATATAAAAAGATGAATTTTAGGAATAAAAATAATGAGTGATTTAACTGCAACCTGCGGGCCCAACAGAGGCTGTGACTGTAATCGGCGCTGTGACCGCTGTAACGACTTTGGCATCGATAGTAGTTGTCTGATATTAATTCTTTTACTCTGCTGCTGTGGCGGCTGCGGCTTTGGTGGCTTTGGCGGCTTTGGCGGCAAAAATAAATGTGATTGCTGCTAATACTTGTTCAGGGAATCGCCGGTATTATATCGGCGGTTTCTTGCATAATAGGATTAGGGTGTCAAAAGGTCCTTTATAAATACATTCCGGTCAATATGACCAAAACAAAAAGAACGACTGCGCCTATGTAAATATTTAGAAGTTCTTTCTCTGGATATTTGTGCCAGAACAGAAAACAACACTGTTTGAGCGCAGCGAGTTTTTTGTTTTCTGGTATGTTTGGCGCGAATAGACTGAGAATTAGAACTTCTTATATATTGGAATTCGGAGCAGGAGTCTTTTTGTTTTGAGCATATTGACTTGAGACGTTTGCAAAAGGACCTTTTGACACCCTAATCATAATAGGAAAGTACACCATAAAGATTCCATTTGGCGGCTTTTAAAATACATAAGCAGCTTATCATCTGCCTGGTCATAAAAGCAACCTCTACCATAATATTATTTTTCACCCCCTCCCCTATCTATTTGTATTCCACCTCATGAGATTCCATTTCACGACACAATCCAACCTCATCCCAACGCATTTCCATCTCTTCCATGAACTTCCATTGTAATCAAAAATTTTTTATGATAGTATCTTCTTGTAACATATTTGTAACATTTACGTAATACGCATGAAACATTTCATCTCGAAGAAAGAAAGTGAGGAAATAATAATGACCTTATTACCAGGCATACTCGTAGCAACAACACTTATCGGAGGAGGCAGTTTCTCAGGACAATGTCCCGTAAATATAAGCCAGCTCCAAAGCCAATTGAATAGCAACTGCCCCACCCAGCAAGTAATCGTAAGCAATTCATCCAATCTGGAATCCGTACTGAGCGGAATGGGCGTCAATACCGATTCCATTAAAGATTACTTACAGTCATCCAATGCAAATACCAACTGCCCTACCACTCCAAGCACGAACACCCCGGATACCGGTACTACCACTCCTGACACCAATACCCCGGGAACCGGCACAACTACTCCCGATACCAATACTCCGGATACCGGCACAACTACTCCTGATACCA includes:
- a CDS encoding glycosyl hydrolase family 8; protein product: MNTFETKTYRNLFLESGKSKEIISQRLSEIWNTFFYGSEEEKIYHLAGNDMGYLEDTGNHDVRTEGMSYGMMICVQMDKKEEFDRLWKWACTYMWMEEGENEGYFAWSCTTDGKKNSIGPAPDGEEFFALALFFASHRWGEGYGIFAYAKQARKILSACLHKGQNGRSGTPMWNLSNKQILFVPGVDFTDPSYHLPHFYELFALWAEEEDRLFWKEAAAVSREYLKMACHKKTGMNAEYAEFDGRPMSRFLPWTVDRHDWFYSDAYRTVANIGLDFEWFGVTKGQEKAAPRLQHFLGEVRKEDPYRIYEVNGTCLEGTALHPVGLLAATAQGSLAVIGSSADKAEIAQAWSFVERLWNEPLRRGDRRYYDNCLYFFAFLALSGNYRIW
- a CDS encoding ferritin, with the translated sequence MLNKEISSKITEQINYELFSAYLYLDISNYYADNNLNGFANWFKIQAQEERDHAMLFMDYLLNNSEKVVLKDIKAPNASYSDFRQPAVAAFEHELKVTEKIHDIYGAAYELKDYRTMQFLDWFIKEQNEEEKNAEENIKKYDLFGGDAKGLYLLDSELGTRVYSAPSLVLT